In the genome of Amphiura filiformis chromosome 4, Afil_fr2py, whole genome shotgun sequence, one region contains:
- the LOC140151551 gene encoding aladin-like: MCSLAECSPPPHQGFVTVCEMNGELVTAPAADADPAKFTQGVQGMEFLNVHLAPETMFPLATDEAAQSAFLPYEGRVATWKKAWYAYCEHGFLGMLEEFASKAGGGSSWTSSVAGASLGFIRWLTSLHGSLYPHLSMSSEEIAALFSPTRDWHESAIRAFAWHPHTNKCAVCWKDNIVRIFTSASDVVPTLKHQYQRSVSCMAWKPLSSSVLAVACQTCILIWHVDPTSLSTRPSPSCAQILKLSGHSPITSLAWDARGRMLASASPSDTAIMVWDVPRETAVPVRRSGGGGVSLLRWAPDNARLFAATPSAVFRVWETHNWTCEKYTKLIGHCQAACWSPDGKLLLFCTDQEPFIYSLSFAETNSVIGGARSAVKCADLSEVLIEMEDEELRTGGLIQDMAWDSTGERLAVLFQSSATSSNLIALFNTRLHPMLELIPSGYIRGETGEVPQLVSFQPKFDHGAMLTVCWLSGKVTFIPLLYLATRVLAERRIPAYQFPNGASQRQQELFSLQDQQLED; encoded by the exons ATGTGTTCACTAGCTGAATGTAGTCCCCCACCTCATCAAGGCTTTGTGACAGTATGTGAAATGAATGGGGAACTTGTCACAGCTCCAGCTGCAGATGCAGATCCAGCCAAATTCACTCAGGGAGTACAG GGTATGGAGTTCCTCAATGTCCATCTGGCCCCTGAGACGATGTTCCCATTAGCAACAGATGAGGCAGCTCAATCAGCATTCCTGCCTTATGAAGGACGGGTAGCCACCTGGAAGAAAGCTTGGTATGCGTACTGTGAACATGGCTTCTTGGGGATGCTGGAGGAGTTTGCTAGCAAAGCAGGAGGTG GCTCAAGTTGGACATCATCAGTAGCTGGTGCCAGTTTAGGATTCATTCGGTGGTTGACATCTTTACATGGCTCTCTGTATCCACATCTTTCG ATGTCAAGTGAAGAGATAGCAGCCTTATTCAGCCCAACCAGAGATTGGCATGAGTCAGCTATACGTGCCTTTGCATGGCATCCACACACAAACAAATGCGCTGTGtgctggaaagacaacattgtcaGGATATTCACATCAGCAAG TGATGTAGTTCCTACCCTCAAGCATCAGTACCAGCGTTCAGTGTCTTGTATGGCATGGaaaccattatcatcatcagttTTAGCAGTAGCTTGCCAGACATGCATACTTATATGGCATGTGGATCCAACATCTCTTTCAACAAG ACCATCTCCGAGCTGTGCTCAAATTTTAAAGCTTAGTGGTCACTCACCAATTACAAGCCTAGCCTGGGATGCAAGAGGGCGCATGTTAGCATCGGCATCGCCAAGTGACACTGCTATTATG GTTTGGGATGTTCCCAGAGAGACAGCAGTGCCAGTGAGACGAAGTGGAGGTGGTGGTGTATCATTGTTGAGATGGGCACCTGATAATGCGAGACTCTTTGCTGCAACACCATCAGCAGTGTTCag AGTGTGGGAGACACATAACTGGACTTGTGAAAAATACACCAAGCTGATAGGCCACTGCCAGGCTGCTTGCTGGAGTCCTGATGGCAAACTACTACTATTCTGCACAGACCAAGAACCATTTATCTACTCGCTTAGTTTTGCTGAAACAAACAGTGTGATTGGTGGAGCACGATCGGCTGTTAAATGCGCTGACCTATCAGAAGTGCTGATAGAAATGGAGGATGAAGAATTAAG GACTGGTGGTCTCATTCAAGACATGGCATGGGATTCTACAGGAGAGAGACTGGCAGTTCTATTCCAGAGTAGTGCTACCAGCAGTAATCTCATAGCACTGTTTAACACAAGATTGCATCCTATGCTGGAACTTATACCAAG TGGGTACATACGAGGAGAGACAGGGGAGGTCCCACAGCTTGTTTCATTTCAACCAAAGTTTGATCATGGAGCCATGCTGACGGTG TGTTGGCTAAGTGGTAAGGTGACTTTCATTCCACTATTATATCTGGCTACAAGAGTGCTAGCAGAGCGACGAATACCAGCCTATCAGTTCCCCAATGGAGCCTCACAAAGACAACAGGAATTGTTCTCTCTGCAGGATCAACAATTAGAGGATTAG